From the Colletotrichum lupini chromosome 10, complete sequence genome, one window contains:
- a CDS encoding pentatricopeptide repeat domain-containing protein, which produces MLERTAATLESCTSLHALPSAVRQLRSQRRLHTGFWQHGAAAIDISSYLLAARFHATEQLTYSDPPPTPPETLAASTFLLDFLYPSGTASFLRRASPGLPHDHLASIRRLPRRSRPFTSSTVATSTKDSDSPGALSTNWGEGSAVQDQRYEYQQDVDPAEEDEEDDYDITSSHDTHSGPSYAGAGSRPQLMRELMADKDTEYFGSIWQLYSQLEPSLQPEFRPEIIEYLYWSANVIDARRVVLLFPQIDDSQWTTLALTSVVTAYLRLGRETEALRLYHTALDEKAFVCGLDELLGHFFAKGDWKTVSRVWSSYHTVYLAKGINCGKLTQLAATPNLGALAMSFAKEVEAQEPEVAQRLRILLNKAVRRAIQQPCKPKEALPLLKLIEKDQSKWFNIYLSEAMARGQQEGLAKVYRVYRSFPKVRPHWRILHGMFDIFYPDNVAGLEQVYEDYHTSYGGLDRWGFRKFLKYYASRGDVKSLERLWDNYVGAYRHRHVLREPETFNYVINAYANLQDYKSARRFFDEMIEKHGVIPNTESWNQLLKSACANYDLAMSVFEELCENVSPDKYSFATIMSTSSTDGDIAKTLQLLEKAKSLGIEPDATMLERVIRAYSWHDRTRAMLSVCLDAHANNVPGDHGILWNALLRSQANRRNLPAVARDLEAMAKQGVKWTPKTHTQLLRALVRCGQTQMAYRLLRSAAFEKSFKVVPDHFETVVQAALDDRHLGLARKVTKQLRRYKTKSVKGRIAQARIMIKQQLFAYNQDENNVDGMEELMTYIRELANKADHERSGSSIRRADSLHRLRVLLDEAIRLFAAYRDYDAVRELQQLQRDNTAATTSSVNNETPVEWLYYTMKEDASNKKYEEALATWRQIYDRVLAIARPAEWGGNRRAVLPRHRYRLSKPFETFTQVCVELQSRTRLKRGFEKLLVSGFMLERRAFNLLVQGLARTGAWMDACKVCEEYLMLRWTGWQQNRIRAQVKRNLPLVTRRVQSSSQVLRPTSYTIILLSKEYYELRRTAMWSGEAARKFNTFKELCPRLEDALRRMVYTGVGIEKELYGTQKRFVEARAEEVLSVVDEGGTLGSQTESLSFTMGGVTIDGLRTRMLLVPSLPQDPSSSAQAPEASLIITSGVTIDGLRTQGSSSSVPRVEDVGSQPESTLSAQQPEHSSMTTGGITIDGLRPRGSSAVSD; this is translated from the coding sequence ATGCTGGAGAGAACGGCGGCGACCCTGGAATCATGCACCAGTCTTCATGCTCTTCCATCCGCCGTGCGACAACTTAGAAGCCAGCGCAGGTTGCACACCGGCTTCTGGCAGCATGGCGCCGCGGCCATAGATATCTCCAGCTACTTGCTGGCTGCGCGTTTCCATGCTACCGAGCAACTCACCTACTCCGATCCGCCGCCAACGCCTCCCGAAACCCTCGCCGCCTCGACCTTTCTTCTCGACTTTCTCTACCCCAGCGGAACCGCCTCCTTCTTACGCAGAGCCTCTCCAGGCCTTCCTCACGATCACCTGGCGTCCATTCGACGGCTTCCACGGCGGTCTAGACCATTCACCTCTTCCACGGTTGCGACTTCCACAAAAGACTCTGACTCGCCAGGGGCATTGTCAACGAACTGGGGAGAAGGATCTGCTGTGCAAGACCAGCGGTACGAATACCAGCAAGATGTAGATCCGGCCGaggaagacgaagaagatGACTACGACATAACCAGCTCGCATGATACGCATAGCGGTCCGTCATACGCCGGCGCCGGGTCGCGGCCGCAACTGATGAGGGAGCTGATGGCCGACAAAGACACGGAGTACTTTGGGTCCATATGGCAGCTCTACTCGCAGTTGGAGCCGAGTCTGCAACCAGAGTTTCGGCCCGAGATCATTGAATACCTGTATTGGTCCGCCAATGTGATCGATGCGCGAAGGGTCGTTCTCTTGTTCCCCCAAATCGACGACAGTCAGTGGACCACATTGGCCTTGACATCAGTTGTCACGGCATATCTACGCCTGGGTCGAGAGACCGAAGCGTTGCGGCTATACCACACGGCGCTGGACGAAAAGGCTTTCGTGTGCGGTCTGGACGAGCTGCTGGGTCATTTCTTTGCAAAGGGCGATTGGAAAACCGTCAGTCGGGTTTGGTCATCGTATCACACGGTGTACCTCGCCAAAGGCATCAACTGCGGAAAGTTGACGCAGCTTGCAGCAACTCCCAACCTCGGGGCCCTTGCCATGAGCTTCGCCAAGGAGGTCGAGGCGCAAGAACCAGAAGTAGCGCAGAGACTCAGAATCTTGCTCAACAAGGCGGTCAGGCGTGCAATCCAGCAACCATGCAAGCCCAAAGAAGCATTGCCTCTGCTCAAACTCATCGAAAAGGACCAGAGCAAGTGGTTCAACATTTATCTCTCGGAAGCCATGGCACGAGGACAACAAGAGGGGTTGGCCAAGGTGTACCGTGTGTACCGGTCATTTCCCAAGGTGAGACCACACTGGAGAATTCTCCATGGCATGTTTGATATCTTTTACCCAGACAATGTCGCGGGCCTCGAGCAGGTCTACGAAGACTACCATACCAGCTACGGGGGACTGGACCGTTGGGGGTTCAGGAAGTTCCTCAAGTACTACGCATCACGAGGCGACGTCAAGTCTCTGGAGCGTTTGTGGGACAACTATGTCGGCGCCTACCGTCACCGCCACGTCCTTCGGGAGCCAGAAACATTCAACTACGTCATCAACGCCTATGCGAACCTCCAGGACTACAAGAGCGCACGTCGATTCTTTGACGAGATGATAGAAAAGCATGGCGTGATACCAAATACTGAAAGCTGGAATCAGCTTCTCAAGAGCGCCTGTGCGAACTACGACCTCGCCATGTCAGTGTTTGAAGAGCTCTGCGAGAACGTATCACCCGACAAGTATTCTTTTGCTACCATCATGTCCACCTCTTCGACAGACGGAGACATCGCAAAGACCTTGCAGCTTCTCGAGAAAGCGAAATCGCTAGGCATCGAGCCGGACGCCACCATGCTTGAGAGGGTCATCCGGGCCTACTCTTGGCATGACCGGACGAGAGCCATGTTGTCAGTTTGTCTCGATGCGCACGCCAACAACGTTCCGGGCGACCACGGCATCCTTTGGAACGCTCTTTTGCGGTCTCAAGCGAATCGCCGCAATCTGCCTGCTGTCGCTCGTGACTTGGAGGCCATGGCGAAGCAAGGCGTCAAGTGGACGCCCAAAACCCATACACAGCTGCTCCGCGCCTTGGTCCGCTGCGGGCAAACACAAATGGCGTACAGGCTGCTGCGTTCGGCTGCCTTTGAGAAATCGTTCAAAGTGGTTCCAGACCATTTTGAGACCGTCGTGCAGGCTGCCCTGGACGATCGCCATTTGGGCCTAGCTCGCAAGGTGACGAAGCAGTTGCGACGATACAAGACAAAGTCGGTCAAGGGTCGCATTGCCCAGGCCCGGATCATGATCAAGCAGCAGTTGTTTGCTTACAATCAAGATGAAAACAACGTTGACGGCATGGAGGAGTTGATGACATATATTCGGGAGCTGGCCAACAAAGCGGACCATGAACGGAGTGGCTCCTCGATACGGCGCGCCGATTCCTTGCACCGCCTGCGCGTTCTGCTTGATGAGGCCATCCGGCTCTTCGCTGCGTATCGCGATTACGACGCCGTCAGAGAACTCCAACAGCTACAGAGGGACAACACTGCAGCCACGACCAGTTCCGTCAACAATGAAACTCCTGTCGAGTGGCTATACTATACGATGAAGGAGGATGCATCCAACAAGAAGTACGAAGAGGCTCTGGCAACGTGGAGACAAATATATGACAGGGTCTTGGCCATTGCTCGTCCAGCCGAATGGGGGGGTAATCGGAGAGCGGTTCTGCCGCGGCACCGTTACCGTCTTTCCAAGCCGTTTGAGACCTTTACACAGGTATGTGTGGAGCTACAGAGCAGGACGCGACTGAAGAGGGGCTTTGAGAAGCTACTTGTGTCGGGCTTCATGTTGGAGCGCCGGGCCTTTAACCTTCTGGTCCAGGGCCTCGCCCGCACGGGAGCTTGGATGGACGCCTGCAAGGTATGCGAGGAGTACCTGATGCTGAGATGGACGGGCTGGCAGCAGAATCGCATACGCGCGCAAGTCAAGAGGAACCTACCGCTCGTGACGCGTCGCGTTCAGAGCTCGTCGCAAGTGCTACGCCCGACATCGTACACCATCATCCTCCTATCCAAGGAATACTATGAGCTGCGACGCACAGCCATGTGGTCGGGCGAGGCGGCGCGCAAATTCAACACCTTTAAGGAGCTGTGTCCGCGCCTGGAGGATGCACTCAGGAGAATGGTGTACACGGGCGTAGGTATCGAAAAGGAGCTCTATGGCACCCAAAAGAGGTTCGTGGAGGCGCGGGCCGAAGAGGTGCTCTCGGTAGTGGATGAGGGAGGCACCCTTGGCTCGCAGACGGAGTCTCTGTCGTTTACCATGGGCGGTGTCACGATTGACGGTCTGCGGACCCGGATGTTATTGGTGCCCTCCCTTCCTCAGGATCCATCATCGTCAGCGCAAGCGCCCGAGGCTTCACTGATAATCACGAGCGGAGTGACTATCGACGGCCTGCGGACTCAGggttcgtcgtcgtcggtgcCTCGCGTGGAAGATGTTGGCTCTCAACCTGAGAGCACTTTGTCGGCGCAACAGCCTGAGCATTCATCAATGACTACGGGTGGAATTACTATCGACGGCCTGCGGCCCCGGGGTTCGTCGGCAGTGTCCGACTGA
- a CDS encoding signal recognition particle protein produces MPSKSAVSVHNPPTIMDFFGELQPMTWQDTGEPHQSPAQRRGRFDIIPSPLVWPVAILPPRRTDEPTAMDITKFVVSGRDAALLYGDYATYQTQLSKKLLNSRKKLNIATKNRGKFSKKGEVGVSQIAENHEYVHLLLLTSERAWANAMAIKASHASDAKGMTGKTRSHIVSRLQKATKAAELLAELLSQPEAGASQNDKLESRAYAAHIRGAAQFENQHWEPSLRSYAVSRIIYSAMATTTKGDIFKDLLSDTIDPSIRYAAYQLKTPRTIPVPAIARRAFPQSDTALVQQINELDPNVLKQVDAEASKGGEENAPRALTWRSRDVKIEDAAISLAWGRAEEAKTKLSETWPSLVDADPRDVAAAYDDILEATQDAADATKEAIDELRGEGVSQSDSRMQSLQITRTAVNYEMISWRIGRNRVLTGNDDGLVERYQSARKSKKADKIAKEQTPGRKAAKLKELVALYEGTLQSLEAARELPGVANDEELADQLEAFTEYFQALKFLSIARSHAIIGNTVNALALIKHATSEAQEAASTLTKGSQPHPNAPRSIDVSAADAKALATYLQGELQRHRALVHLSNLLKESAASNEDDAQKLPLIERLREYPSSEIDLQNIVSVPPKLSAIPVKPIFLDVAWNYIDYPGKEPQEPVAKAPPSQAAPAAQSGEKPQAQKRGWFGFVVDMHDGSGITNMKVSRSQGRFGLVLYICNPVLIPFDPYRRSYHEYRIGISGNKEERAGSARFRRNRDRNMSTGGIQTLSKAGLCRAQK; encoded by the exons ATGCCTTCAAAGAGCGCTGTATCAGTCCATAATCCACCTACCATCATGGACTTTTTCGGGGAGCTTCAACCAATGACTTGGC AGGACACTGGTGAGCCCCACCAATCCCCCGCGCAGCGCAGAGGTCGATTCGACATCATCCCGTCCCCTTTGGTGTGGCCTGTCGCGATTCTGCCTCCCCGTCGAACGGACGAACCCACAGCGATGGATATCACAAAGTTTGTCGTCTCTGGCCGCGATGCGGCTCTCCTTTACGGAGACTACGCAACCTATCAGACCCAGCTGTCCAAGAAGCTGCTCAACAGCCGCAAGAAGCTTAACATCGCCACCAAGAATCGCGGAAAGTTTAGCAAGAAGGGTGAGGTTGGTGTCTCGCAAATTGCCGAGAACCATGA ATATGTccacctcctccttctcacgAGCGAGCGTGCCTGGGCCAATGCCATGGCCATCAAGGCATCGCACGCCTCGGATGCCAAAGGCATGACCGGCAAGACGAGATCCCACATAGTCTCCCGACTCCAAAAAGCAACAAAGGCGGCCGAACTCCTCGCCGAGCTTCTCTCCCAACCCGAGGCTGGCGCATCACAAAACGACAAGCTCGAATCCCGGGCCTACGCCGCCCACATCCGCGGCGCCGCCCAGTTTGAGAACCAGCACTGGGAGCCCTCCCTGCGAAGCTATGCCGTATCGCGCATCATCTACAGCGCCATGGCAACGACCACCAAAGGCGACATCTTCAAGGACCTTCTCTCTGATACCATCGATCCCTCGATCCGCTACGCCGCATACCAGCTGAAGACGCCGCGCACGATACCCGTTCCCGCCATCGCCAGACGAGCGTTCCCCCAATCCGATACGGCCCTCGTTCAGCAGATCAACGAGCTCGACCCCAATGTGTTGAAGCAGGTTGACGCCGAGGCCAGCAAGGGCGGCGAGGAGAACGCACCCAGGGCACTCACCTGGCGCTCTCGCGACGTCAAGATCGAGGACGCCGCCATCTCTCTGGCGTGGGGCAGAGCAGAGGAAGCCAAGACGAAGCTCTCCGAGACATGGCCGTCCCTCGTTGATGCCGACCCCAGGGACGTGGCTGCCGCGTATGATGACATCCTCGAGGCGACGCAGGATGCCGCCGATGCCACAAAAGAAGCGATCGACGAGCTGCGAGGCGAGGGCGTTTCCCAGAGCGACTCCCGCATGCAGAGCCTGCAGATTACCAGAACGGCGGTCAACTACGAGATGATTAGCTGGCGAATCGGTCGCAACCGCGTCTTGACGGGCAACGACGATGGCCTGGTGGAGAGATACCAGTCGGCTCGCAAGTCCAAGAAGGCAGACAAGATTGCCAAGGAACAGACCCCCGGACGCAAGGCGGCAAAGCTGAAGGAACTCGTCGCTCTGTACGAAGGTACCCTGCAGAGTCTCGAGGCTGCGAGGGAGTTGCCCGGCGTGGCCAACGACGAGGAGCTCGCCGACCAGCTGGAGGCTTTTACCGAGTACTTTCAAGCTCTGAA GTTTCTCTCTATTGCCCGCTCCCACGCCATCATCGGCAACACCGTCAACGCGCTGGCCCTCATCAAGCACGCCACTAGCGAAGCCCAGGAAGCCGCCTCGACCCTCACCAAGGGCTCCCAACCGCACCCCAACGCCCCGCGCAGCATCGACGTGTCCGCCGCGGACGCAAAGGCCCTGGCAACCTACCTCCAAGGCGAACTACAGCGCCACCGCGCTCTCGTCCACCTCTCGAACCTGCTCAAGGAGTCGGCGGCCTCCAACGAGGACGACGCCCAGAAGCTGCCCCTGATTGAGCGGCTGCGCGAGTACCCCTCCAGCGAGATCGACCTCCAGAACATCGTCAGTGTCCCGCCTAAGCTTTCCGCCATCCCCGTCAAGCCCATCTTCCTCGACGTGGCGTGGAACTACATTGATTACCCGGGCAAGGAGCCGCAGGAGCCCGTTGCCAAGGCGCCACCCAGCCAGGCCGCACCTGCGGCACAGAGCGGCGAGAAGCCGCAGGCACAGAAGAGAGGATGGTTTGGTTTTG TTGTTGACATGCACGATGGCTCCGGCATTACTAACATGAAAGTATCACGGTCTCAAGGCAG ATTCGGTTTGGTTTTGTACATATGCAACCCCGTCTTAATCCCCTTTGATCCATACCGTCGATCATATCATGAATACCGAATCGGTATCTC GGGTAACAAGGAAGAGAGAGCCGGCTCGGCGCGATTCAGGCGAAACCGAGACCGGAATATGAGTACAGGTGGAATACAAACATTGAGCAAAGCAGGTCTATGCCGCGCCCAAAAGTGA